The Dioscorea cayenensis subsp. rotundata cultivar TDr96_F1 chromosome 7, TDr96_F1_v2_PseudoChromosome.rev07_lg8_w22 25.fasta, whole genome shotgun sequence genome includes a region encoding these proteins:
- the LOC120264315 gene encoding kinesin-like protein KIN-12E isoform X2 yields the protein MGERLIATPSIWTAEFSGPCWFREKSSGAEGERLKEAANINRSLSTLGLVIMTLVDVANGKNRHVPYRDSKLTFLLQDSLGGNSKTTIIATVSPSICSAGETLSTLKFAQRAKLIQNNAKVNEDASGDVMALQQQIQKLKDQVVFLIKHQNIQRFPGHLSTSLEQVNLHDCHDDHVSSQNGNPGALKDPSLLNEKIEFLEAALIGSLRREKMVEATVRRLEAEIEHMNRLIHQREDDAQHIKAMLRFREEKIKRLEMLADDLLSSDGYLMEEKISLSEENKLLRERIDRNPELTQFALENKRLLEQLRVFQEFNQEGERDMLLTEVSHLRNQLYNVLEGKLAQDDEIVKELERCQEQLNDCLEKNVMLTREIDYLRNQLTLNMELEESSVEKLKIVKELSSGEFLVDASQSQHSHLTVKLDNPKGGSYFSQKLLGGDEHKIMELMEDELDTLMLEVDVRDTNENDQLHKKLCYLLQENIRLSDLVAAKDAEISAVSEEWERAIIDLTSLLVDGYQSLEDAHDHIGSVIESFPQRHAWINGRVERAIKALIEKERLISDLQKKLEDAQQMGLEMRSKLDSLRGATLAITEVQQLENDAHYKELIHMRRLLNEKMPSLHKLENSSTCMGEHNRKENSSNTVFSEMRNYLHTNAGIDEFNSDELANGSPQFKETDHVGGCDLAGQSSEITPMDMEDRTEEADISKVDFSVEREHNSGRCLGNSKENACESIQADLLFRFEEVQGIMEEAEFMLNALLKANEDSKQETNMWRRASEQLLAEQNTLVEEVQRLEASISSQDTQAGLLVDQIHASLKEVVASSTSLEESIQEIQRITREKLELVRTDILSVRLQILQCISSSRSWMEEMLSEIMKRDFELFVVSTCHIRAFLQQSMILNTEQTVHNHPEQTLSRWRDSSMSVNVSQAVSKVHAGSVSTIQCDENILLKEASQDVFSSKEVKYFLSERSAEDANNVVRNTSMNEELARKHDLVEGLLFDIRLLQESATNVKGMKDETDKIALSLEVIRAKLVIKTAQVDDLLVQQQGLEARLIESETALSSTRSELEQSQETLATLSYENSRLRMLLEDAYFQKSQTDELLKDEKKVIEGLEKEILSMNTSIEAKDLSSVEEVMDELRMLSNERDHLRAEIVALNDKLEMASALADENEAIAVEARQVAEASKIYAEEKEEEVKVLERSINELESTVEILEKKVNELQEEAESHKLVRRDSELKVQALSQRMLTVEGIAGNLMAEDFQLSRHSDGEVAELFEARKCIEELETEIAYKEEENKQYRDHITELLLHSEAQSSLYQEKFKALEDMISEFKADPPPSKTTASVTSRGEKTPLRTRRSGSPFRCISNLVQQMSCENDQELSIARTRIQELESLAANRQKEICMLSARLAAVDSMTHDVIRDLLGVKLDMTNFANLIDEEQLENLVEKAQQQAGETEEKENEILNLKDQIDDLLLERNSWLEEINQRKVEMLTCQVKVERLQQRDQLLTAQNEMLKLDKKNLHRKIAQLDETIKKLAGPQSIIRDQIQQPINTRRASGFMRVDSDELQRRSATPCRSNVRPQFDQH from the exons ATGGGAGAAAGACTCATTGCTACACCTTCGATATGGACAGCTGAATTTAGTGGACCTTGCTGGTTCAGAGAG AAAAGCTCTGGTGCAGAAGGAGAGCGTTTGAAGGAAGCTGCAAATATCAatagatccttatcaactcttGG ACTAGTAATAATGACGCTGGTCGATGTAGCAAATGGGAAAAATCGTCATGTTCCTTACAGGGATTCTAAGCTCACTTTTCTTCTTCAG GATTCCCTCGGTGGAAATTCCAAAACAACAATTATAGCAACTGTCAGCCCATCAATCTg CTCGGCGGGTGAAACACTGAGCACTTTAAAGTTTGCCCAACGTGCCAAGCTAATACAGAACAAT GCTAAAGTGAATGAAGATGCTTCAGGAGATGTAATGGCTTTACAGCAACAAATACAAAAACTGAAG GATCAGGTGGTCTTTCTCATCAAGCATCAGAATATCCAGAGGTTCCCGGGTCATTTATCTACGAGTCTTGAGCAAGTCAATTTGCACGATTGTCATGATGATCATGTTTCTTCTCAAAATGGTAATCCTGGTGCTCTCAAAGATCCCAGCCTCCTAAATGAAAAG ATTGAATTCCTGGAAGCTGCTTTAATTGGCTCTTTACGAAGAGAGAAAATGGTAGAGGCTACAGTGAGGAGATTAGAAGCTGAAATTGAGCACATGAACAGATTG ATCCACCAAAGGGAAGATGATGCCCAGCATATCAAAGCCATGTTGAGATTCCGAGAGGAGAAAATTAAAAGACTGGAAATGCTTGCTGATGACTTGTTATCTTCTGATGGATATCTCATGGAGGAAAAAATTTCCCTTTCTGAAGAGAATAAGTTATTGCGAGAAAGAATAGATAGGAACCCAGAGTTAACTCAATTTGCCCTGGAAAATAAAAGACTGTTGGAGCAACTTAGAGT GTTTCAAGAATTCAATCAAGAAGGAGAACGTGACATGCTATTAACTGAAGTCTCTCATTTGCGCAATCAG CTTTACAATGTCCTTGAAGGAAAGCTTGCTCAG GATGATGAGATTGTGAAAGAGTTGGAGAGATGCCAGGAGCAATTGAATGATTGCCTAGAAAAGAATGTTATGCTCACTAG AGAAATTGACTATTTAAGGAACCAACTTACACTTAACATGGAACTTGAGGAGTCCTCAGTAGAAAAG TTGAAAATTGTGAAGGAGTTGAGCAGTGGAGAATTTTTAGTTGATGCTTCACAATCTCAGCATTCACACTTGACTGTGAAGCTAGATAACCCCAAGGGTGGAAGTTACTTCTCACAGAAACTATTAGGAGGAGATGAACATAAAATTATGGAGCTTATGGAAGACGAGCTTGACACACTAATGCTAGAAGTTGATGTAAGGGACACAAATGAGAATGATCAACTTCACAAAAAATTATGCTATCTTTTACAAGAAAATATTAGACTCTCTGATCTTGTTGCTGCCAAAGATGCTGAAATCAGTGCAGTTTCTGAGGAGTGGGAGAGGGCAATTATTGATTTAACAAGCTTACTTGTAGATGGCTATCAGTCACTAGAAGATGCACATGATCACATTGGGAGTGTTATAGAGTCATTTCCTCAAAGGCACGCCTGGATCAACGGACGTGTGGAGAGGGCAATAAAAGCCCTTATTGAGAAAGAAAGGTTGATTTCTGACCTTCAAAAGAAGCTTGAAGATGCACAGCAAATGGGGCTGGAAATGAGATCAAAATTGGACTCGTTAAGAGGAGCAACACTGGCTATAACAGAAGTTCAACAACTTGAGAATGATGCGCATTATAAAGAACTTATACATATGAGAAGGTTGCTGAATGAGAAGATGCCTTCTCTTCATAAATTAGAAAACAGTTCTACATGCATGGGAGAACACAATAGGAAGGAGAACAGTTCAAATACTGTATTTTCAGAAATGAGAAATTATCTTCATACAAATGCAGGAATTGATGAATTTAATAGTGATGAACTTGCCAATGGATCACCTCAATTCAAGGAAACAGATCATGTTGGGGGCTGTGATCTGGCTGGGCAATCCAGTGAAATAACTCCCATGGATATGGAGGACAGAACTGAAGAAGCTGATATCTCAAAGGTAGATTTCTCAGTTGAACGTGAGCATAATAGTGGTAGATGCCTAGGAAATTCTAAAGAAAATGCATGTGAAAGCATTCAGGCAGACTTGCTTTTTAGATTCGAAGAAGTTCAAGGAATTATGGAAGAGGCTGAGTTTATGCTAAATGCTTTGCTGAAAGCAAATGAAGattcaaaacaagaaacaaatatgTGGAGACGAGCAAGTGAGCAGTTGTTGGCAGAACAAAACACACTGGTTGAAGAAGTTCAACGGTTGGAGGCATCTATTTCTTCTCAGGATACACAAGCAGGACTGCTAGTCGACCAAATTCATGCAAGCTTAAAAGAAGTTGTcgcatcatcaacatcactggAAGAATCCATTCAAGAAATCCAAAGAATCACAAGAGAAAAACTTGAGTTGGTTCGCACTGATATTTTATCTGTCAGACTACAAATTTTGCAGTGCATTAGCTCTTCAAGATCATGGATGGAAGAGATGTTATCAGAGATAATGAAGCgagattttgaattatttgttgtCTCGACCTGTCATATAAGAGCGTTTCTTCAGCAAAGTATGATTCTGAATACAGAGCAAACTGTTCACAACCATCCCGAGCAGACACTATCACGGTGGAGAGATAGTAGCATGTCAGTGAATGTTTCTCAAGCAGTCTCCAAGGTTCATGCTGGATCTGTTTCCACAATTCAATGTGACGAAAATATTTTGCTCAAAGAAGCATCCCAAGATGTATTCAGTTCCAAAGAGGTGAAGTATTTCCTTTCAGAAAGAAGTGCTGAAGATGCAAATAATGTAGTAAGGAATACTTCAATGAATGAGGAGTTGGCTCGGAAACATGATCTGGTGGAAGGGCTCCTCTTTGATATTAGATTATTACAAGAGTCTGCTACCAATGTAAAGGGCATGAAAGACGAAACTGATAAAATTGCCTTATCTCTGGAAGTGATTAGGGCTAAACTTGTTATTAAGACTGCTCAGGTTGATGACCTTTTGGTTCAGCAACAAGGTCTGGAAGCTCGGCTGATTGAAAGTGAGACTGCACTTTCCAGTACAAGATCTGAATTGGAACAATCCCAGGAAACCTTAGCTACACTATCGTATGAAAACTCAAGATTGAGAATGTTGTTGGAAGATGCATATTTCCAGAAGTCACAAACTGATGAGTTGTTGAAAGATGAGAAGAAGGTTATTGAAGGTTTAGAGAAGGAAATTCTTTCAATGAATACTTCTATTGAGGCAAAGGATCTCTCATCTGTTGAGGAAGTTATGGATGAATTAAGAATGTTAAGTAATGAAAGGGATCACTTGCGGGCAGAGATTGTTGCTTTGAATGATAAGCTTGAGATGGCAAGTGCTTTAGCTGATGAAAATGAAGCCATTGCTGTGGAGGCCCGTCAG GTTGCTGAAGCAAGTAAAATTTATGCCGAAGAGAAGGAAGAGGAGGTTAAGGTTCTCGAGCGTTCTATTAATGAACTAGAGAGCACTGTAGAAATCCTAGAGAAGAAG GTGAATGAACTCCAAGAGGAAGCAGAAAGTCACAAGTTGGTAAGAAGAGATTCAGAACTAAAAGTTCAAGCTCTCTCACAGAGAATGCTCACAGTAGAAGGCATCGCTGGAAATTTAATGGCAGAGGATTTTCAGTTGTCAAG GCATTCAGATGGCGAGGTTGCTGAACTTTTTGAAGCAAGAAAGTGTATTGAGGAGCTTGAAACAGAAATAGCTtataaagaagaagag AACAAACAGTATAGAGATCACATCACTGAACTGCTTCTACATTCTGAAGCCCAATCATCATTATACCAAGAGAAG TTCAAGGCATTGGAGGATATGATTTCTGAGTTTAAAGCGGATCCTCCACCTTCCAAAACTACTGCCTCAGTTACCAGTAGAGGAGAGAAAACACCATTGAGAACAAGACGTTCTGGGTCACCATTCAGATGTATATCAAATTTGGTTCAACAGATGAGTTGTGAGAATGACCAGGAATTATCTATTGCTAGAACTCGCATACAAGAACTAGAATCACTTGCTGCCAACAGGCAAAAAGAG ATATGCATGTTAAGCGCAAGATTGGCGGCAGTTGATAGCATGACACATGACGTAATTCGAGACTTGCTTGGAGTCAAACTGGACATGACTAATTTTGCT aATTTGATAGATGAAGAACAGCTAGAAAACCTGGTAGAGAAAGCTCAGCAGCAAGCTGGAGAAACAGAAGAGAAG GAGAACGAGATTTTGAATCTGAAGGATCAAATTGATGATCTCCTCTTGGAAAGGAACAG TTGGCTGGAAGAAATTAATCAAAGGAAAGTTGAAATGCTCACTTGTCAAGTGAAAGTTGAGAGGCTTCAACAGCGCGATCAACTCCTCACAGCGCAAAATGAGATGCTGAAG TTAGACAAAAAGAACCTGCATCGGAAGATTGCACAATTGGATGAAACAATAAAGAAACTGGCCGGGCCTCAAAGTATAATCCGAGATCAAATACAGCAACCTATAAACACAAGAAGg GCATCTGGTTTTATGAGAGTTGACAGTGATGAGTTGCAGCGGAGGAGTGCAACACCTTGTCGATCAAATGTTCGACCCCAATTTGATCAACATTGA
- the LOC120264315 gene encoding kinesin-like protein KIN-12E isoform X1, whose protein sequence is MMFSTSKRTSSRPKPIESIENDGKNTRDSLPLPPFRSPLISIQDPFQTSLTPRSAPATPAKSFSRAHVGNLSSGTSNGGHSHQGVAARDKGSLSRTPRGIIDSKALMPVHVPHFELSEDPSFWNDHNVQILIRVRPINSAESGSQGNTRCLVQESLQTVAWTGHPDTRFTFDHVACETISQEKLFRVAGLPMVENCMSGYNSCMFAYGQTGSGKTYTMMGDFHEMDNTLSEDCGMTPRIFEYLFMRIKQEEGARNDEQLEYSCKCSFLEIYNEQITDLLEPSSTNLQLREDMKKGVYVENLKECEVSSVKDVLELLLKGAANRKIAATRMNSESSRSHCVFTCIIESRWEKDSLLHLRYGQLNLVDLAGSERQKSSGAEGERLKEAANINRSLSTLGLVIMTLVDVANGKNRHVPYRDSKLTFLLQDSLGGNSKTTIIATVSPSICSAGETLSTLKFAQRAKLIQNNAKVNEDASGDVMALQQQIQKLKDQVVFLIKHQNIQRFPGHLSTSLEQVNLHDCHDDHVSSQNGNPGALKDPSLLNEKIEFLEAALIGSLRREKMVEATVRRLEAEIEHMNRLIHQREDDAQHIKAMLRFREEKIKRLEMLADDLLSSDGYLMEEKISLSEENKLLRERIDRNPELTQFALENKRLLEQLRVFQEFNQEGERDMLLTEVSHLRNQLYNVLEGKLAQDDEIVKELERCQEQLNDCLEKNVMLTREIDYLRNQLTLNMELEESSVEKLKIVKELSSGEFLVDASQSQHSHLTVKLDNPKGGSYFSQKLLGGDEHKIMELMEDELDTLMLEVDVRDTNENDQLHKKLCYLLQENIRLSDLVAAKDAEISAVSEEWERAIIDLTSLLVDGYQSLEDAHDHIGSVIESFPQRHAWINGRVERAIKALIEKERLISDLQKKLEDAQQMGLEMRSKLDSLRGATLAITEVQQLENDAHYKELIHMRRLLNEKMPSLHKLENSSTCMGEHNRKENSSNTVFSEMRNYLHTNAGIDEFNSDELANGSPQFKETDHVGGCDLAGQSSEITPMDMEDRTEEADISKVDFSVEREHNSGRCLGNSKENACESIQADLLFRFEEVQGIMEEAEFMLNALLKANEDSKQETNMWRRASEQLLAEQNTLVEEVQRLEASISSQDTQAGLLVDQIHASLKEVVASSTSLEESIQEIQRITREKLELVRTDILSVRLQILQCISSSRSWMEEMLSEIMKRDFELFVVSTCHIRAFLQQSMILNTEQTVHNHPEQTLSRWRDSSMSVNVSQAVSKVHAGSVSTIQCDENILLKEASQDVFSSKEVKYFLSERSAEDANNVVRNTSMNEELARKHDLVEGLLFDIRLLQESATNVKGMKDETDKIALSLEVIRAKLVIKTAQVDDLLVQQQGLEARLIESETALSSTRSELEQSQETLATLSYENSRLRMLLEDAYFQKSQTDELLKDEKKVIEGLEKEILSMNTSIEAKDLSSVEEVMDELRMLSNERDHLRAEIVALNDKLEMASALADENEAIAVEARQVAEASKIYAEEKEEEVKVLERSINELESTVEILEKKVNELQEEAESHKLVRRDSELKVQALSQRMLTVEGIAGNLMAEDFQLSRHSDGEVAELFEARKCIEELETEIAYKEEENKQYRDHITELLLHSEAQSSLYQEKFKALEDMISEFKADPPPSKTTASVTSRGEKTPLRTRRSGSPFRCISNLVQQMSCENDQELSIARTRIQELESLAANRQKEICMLSARLAAVDSMTHDVIRDLLGVKLDMTNFANLIDEEQLENLVEKAQQQAGETEEKENEILNLKDQIDDLLLERNSWLEEINQRKVEMLTCQVKVERLQQRDQLLTAQNEMLKLDKKNLHRKIAQLDETIKKLAGPQSIIRDQIQQPINTRRASGFMRVDSDELQRRSATPCRSNVRPQFDQH, encoded by the exons ATGATGTTCTCCACTTCCAAGCGAACCAGCTCCAGACCAAAGCCCATTGAAAGCATCGAGAATGATGGCAAGAACACTAGAGACTCCCTTCCTCTCCCACCTTTCAGATCCCCTCTAATCTCCATCCAGGACCCCTTCCAGACCTCTCTGACACCCAGATCTGCGCCGGCCACTCCGGCGAAGTCGTTTTCCAGGGCTCATGTTGGGAATTTGAGCTCGGGAACTAGTAATGGCGGGCATTCTCATCAGGGAGTGGCGGCAAGGGATAAGGGTAGCTTGTCCCGGACTCCGAGGGGGATAATCGATTCCAAAGCTTTAATGCCGGTTCACGTCCCGCATTTTGAGCTCAGTGAAGACCCCTCCTTCTGGAACGATCACAACGTGCAG ATTTTGATAAGAGTTCGGCCAATTAACAGTGCTGAGTCGGGCTCCCAAGGTAACACCAGATGCTTGGTGCAGGAGAGCTTGCAGACAGTGGCATGGACAGGGCATCCCGATACCAGATTTACATTTGATCATGTAGCATGCGAGACCATTTCTCAG GAGAAGCTCTTCAGAGTTGCTGGACTGCCAATGGTTGAGAATTGCATGTCAGGATATAATAGCTGTATGTTTGCATATGGTCAG ACTGGCAGCGGAAAGACATATACTATGATGGGGGATTTTCATGAGATGGACAATACGCTCAGTGAGGATTGTGGGATGACTCCTCGAATCTTCGAGTATCTATTCATGAGAATAAAGCAG GAAGAGGGGGCTAGAAATGATGAGCAGCTGGAGTATAGTTGTAAGTGTTCCTTCCTCGAGATCTACAATGAGCAGATAACAGATCTCCTTGAACCATCATCTACCAATCTGCAG CTGAGAGAAGACATGAAGAAAGGTGTTTATGTTGAAAATCTCAAGGAATGCGAAGTATCTTCTGTCAAGGATGTCCTTGAACTTCTTCTAAAG GGAGCTGCAAATAGAAAAATTGCGGCAACCCGCATGAATAGTGAGAGCAGTCGCTCCCACTGTGTTTTCACCTGCATCATTGAGAGCCGATGGGAGAAAGACTCATTGCTACACCTTCGATATGGACAGCTGAATTTAGTGGACCTTGCTGGTTCAGAGAG GCAGAAAAGCTCTGGTGCAGAAGGAGAGCGTTTGAAGGAAGCTGCAAATATCAatagatccttatcaactcttGG ACTAGTAATAATGACGCTGGTCGATGTAGCAAATGGGAAAAATCGTCATGTTCCTTACAGGGATTCTAAGCTCACTTTTCTTCTTCAG GATTCCCTCGGTGGAAATTCCAAAACAACAATTATAGCAACTGTCAGCCCATCAATCTg CTCGGCGGGTGAAACACTGAGCACTTTAAAGTTTGCCCAACGTGCCAAGCTAATACAGAACAAT GCTAAAGTGAATGAAGATGCTTCAGGAGATGTAATGGCTTTACAGCAACAAATACAAAAACTGAAG GATCAGGTGGTCTTTCTCATCAAGCATCAGAATATCCAGAGGTTCCCGGGTCATTTATCTACGAGTCTTGAGCAAGTCAATTTGCACGATTGTCATGATGATCATGTTTCTTCTCAAAATGGTAATCCTGGTGCTCTCAAAGATCCCAGCCTCCTAAATGAAAAG ATTGAATTCCTGGAAGCTGCTTTAATTGGCTCTTTACGAAGAGAGAAAATGGTAGAGGCTACAGTGAGGAGATTAGAAGCTGAAATTGAGCACATGAACAGATTG ATCCACCAAAGGGAAGATGATGCCCAGCATATCAAAGCCATGTTGAGATTCCGAGAGGAGAAAATTAAAAGACTGGAAATGCTTGCTGATGACTTGTTATCTTCTGATGGATATCTCATGGAGGAAAAAATTTCCCTTTCTGAAGAGAATAAGTTATTGCGAGAAAGAATAGATAGGAACCCAGAGTTAACTCAATTTGCCCTGGAAAATAAAAGACTGTTGGAGCAACTTAGAGT GTTTCAAGAATTCAATCAAGAAGGAGAACGTGACATGCTATTAACTGAAGTCTCTCATTTGCGCAATCAG CTTTACAATGTCCTTGAAGGAAAGCTTGCTCAG GATGATGAGATTGTGAAAGAGTTGGAGAGATGCCAGGAGCAATTGAATGATTGCCTAGAAAAGAATGTTATGCTCACTAG AGAAATTGACTATTTAAGGAACCAACTTACACTTAACATGGAACTTGAGGAGTCCTCAGTAGAAAAG TTGAAAATTGTGAAGGAGTTGAGCAGTGGAGAATTTTTAGTTGATGCTTCACAATCTCAGCATTCACACTTGACTGTGAAGCTAGATAACCCCAAGGGTGGAAGTTACTTCTCACAGAAACTATTAGGAGGAGATGAACATAAAATTATGGAGCTTATGGAAGACGAGCTTGACACACTAATGCTAGAAGTTGATGTAAGGGACACAAATGAGAATGATCAACTTCACAAAAAATTATGCTATCTTTTACAAGAAAATATTAGACTCTCTGATCTTGTTGCTGCCAAAGATGCTGAAATCAGTGCAGTTTCTGAGGAGTGGGAGAGGGCAATTATTGATTTAACAAGCTTACTTGTAGATGGCTATCAGTCACTAGAAGATGCACATGATCACATTGGGAGTGTTATAGAGTCATTTCCTCAAAGGCACGCCTGGATCAACGGACGTGTGGAGAGGGCAATAAAAGCCCTTATTGAGAAAGAAAGGTTGATTTCTGACCTTCAAAAGAAGCTTGAAGATGCACAGCAAATGGGGCTGGAAATGAGATCAAAATTGGACTCGTTAAGAGGAGCAACACTGGCTATAACAGAAGTTCAACAACTTGAGAATGATGCGCATTATAAAGAACTTATACATATGAGAAGGTTGCTGAATGAGAAGATGCCTTCTCTTCATAAATTAGAAAACAGTTCTACATGCATGGGAGAACACAATAGGAAGGAGAACAGTTCAAATACTGTATTTTCAGAAATGAGAAATTATCTTCATACAAATGCAGGAATTGATGAATTTAATAGTGATGAACTTGCCAATGGATCACCTCAATTCAAGGAAACAGATCATGTTGGGGGCTGTGATCTGGCTGGGCAATCCAGTGAAATAACTCCCATGGATATGGAGGACAGAACTGAAGAAGCTGATATCTCAAAGGTAGATTTCTCAGTTGAACGTGAGCATAATAGTGGTAGATGCCTAGGAAATTCTAAAGAAAATGCATGTGAAAGCATTCAGGCAGACTTGCTTTTTAGATTCGAAGAAGTTCAAGGAATTATGGAAGAGGCTGAGTTTATGCTAAATGCTTTGCTGAAAGCAAATGAAGattcaaaacaagaaacaaatatgTGGAGACGAGCAAGTGAGCAGTTGTTGGCAGAACAAAACACACTGGTTGAAGAAGTTCAACGGTTGGAGGCATCTATTTCTTCTCAGGATACACAAGCAGGACTGCTAGTCGACCAAATTCATGCAAGCTTAAAAGAAGTTGTcgcatcatcaacatcactggAAGAATCCATTCAAGAAATCCAAAGAATCACAAGAGAAAAACTTGAGTTGGTTCGCACTGATATTTTATCTGTCAGACTACAAATTTTGCAGTGCATTAGCTCTTCAAGATCATGGATGGAAGAGATGTTATCAGAGATAATGAAGCgagattttgaattatttgttgtCTCGACCTGTCATATAAGAGCGTTTCTTCAGCAAAGTATGATTCTGAATACAGAGCAAACTGTTCACAACCATCCCGAGCAGACACTATCACGGTGGAGAGATAGTAGCATGTCAGTGAATGTTTCTCAAGCAGTCTCCAAGGTTCATGCTGGATCTGTTTCCACAATTCAATGTGACGAAAATATTTTGCTCAAAGAAGCATCCCAAGATGTATTCAGTTCCAAAGAGGTGAAGTATTTCCTTTCAGAAAGAAGTGCTGAAGATGCAAATAATGTAGTAAGGAATACTTCAATGAATGAGGAGTTGGCTCGGAAACATGATCTGGTGGAAGGGCTCCTCTTTGATATTAGATTATTACAAGAGTCTGCTACCAATGTAAAGGGCATGAAAGACGAAACTGATAAAATTGCCTTATCTCTGGAAGTGATTAGGGCTAAACTTGTTATTAAGACTGCTCAGGTTGATGACCTTTTGGTTCAGCAACAAGGTCTGGAAGCTCGGCTGATTGAAAGTGAGACTGCACTTTCCAGTACAAGATCTGAATTGGAACAATCCCAGGAAACCTTAGCTACACTATCGTATGAAAACTCAAGATTGAGAATGTTGTTGGAAGATGCATATTTCCAGAAGTCACAAACTGATGAGTTGTTGAAAGATGAGAAGAAGGTTATTGAAGGTTTAGAGAAGGAAATTCTTTCAATGAATACTTCTATTGAGGCAAAGGATCTCTCATCTGTTGAGGAAGTTATGGATGAATTAAGAATGTTAAGTAATGAAAGGGATCACTTGCGGGCAGAGATTGTTGCTTTGAATGATAAGCTTGAGATGGCAAGTGCTTTAGCTGATGAAAATGAAGCCATTGCTGTGGAGGCCCGTCAG GTTGCTGAAGCAAGTAAAATTTATGCCGAAGAGAAGGAAGAGGAGGTTAAGGTTCTCGAGCGTTCTATTAATGAACTAGAGAGCACTGTAGAAATCCTAGAGAAGAAG GTGAATGAACTCCAAGAGGAAGCAGAAAGTCACAAGTTGGTAAGAAGAGATTCAGAACTAAAAGTTCAAGCTCTCTCACAGAGAATGCTCACAGTAGAAGGCATCGCTGGAAATTTAATGGCAGAGGATTTTCAGTTGTCAAG GCATTCAGATGGCGAGGTTGCTGAACTTTTTGAAGCAAGAAAGTGTATTGAGGAGCTTGAAACAGAAATAGCTtataaagaagaagag AACAAACAGTATAGAGATCACATCACTGAACTGCTTCTACATTCTGAAGCCCAATCATCATTATACCAAGAGAAG TTCAAGGCATTGGAGGATATGATTTCTGAGTTTAAAGCGGATCCTCCACCTTCCAAAACTACTGCCTCAGTTACCAGTAGAGGAGAGAAAACACCATTGAGAACAAGACGTTCTGGGTCACCATTCAGATGTATATCAAATTTGGTTCAACAGATGAGTTGTGAGAATGACCAGGAATTATCTATTGCTAGAACTCGCATACAAGAACTAGAATCACTTGCTGCCAACAGGCAAAAAGAG ATATGCATGTTAAGCGCAAGATTGGCGGCAGTTGATAGCATGACACATGACGTAATTCGAGACTTGCTTGGAGTCAAACTGGACATGACTAATTTTGCT aATTTGATAGATGAAGAACAGCTAGAAAACCTGGTAGAGAAAGCTCAGCAGCAAGCTGGAGAAACAGAAGAGAAG GAGAACGAGATTTTGAATCTGAAGGATCAAATTGATGATCTCCTCTTGGAAAGGAACAG TTGGCTGGAAGAAATTAATCAAAGGAAAGTTGAAATGCTCACTTGTCAAGTGAAAGTTGAGAGGCTTCAACAGCGCGATCAACTCCTCACAGCGCAAAATGAGATGCTGAAG TTAGACAAAAAGAACCTGCATCGGAAGATTGCACAATTGGATGAAACAATAAAGAAACTGGCCGGGCCTCAAAGTATAATCCGAGATCAAATACAGCAACCTATAAACACAAGAAGg GCATCTGGTTTTATGAGAGTTGACAGTGATGAGTTGCAGCGGAGGAGTGCAACACCTTGTCGATCAAATGTTCGACCCCAATTTGATCAACATTGA